In the Staphylococcus condimenti genome, one interval contains:
- a CDS encoding XkdX family protein, with protein MYPGFDSIKYFYDINCYTNEDIQTYVELDALTKEEYKEITGEDYPEQPQA; from the coding sequence ATGTATCCAGGATTCGATTCAATCAAATACTTTTATGACATTAACTGCTACACAAACGAGGATATTCAAACTTACGTGGAATTAGACGCGTTGACTAAAGAAGAATACAAAGAAATTACTGGTGAAGATTACCCAGAACAACCACAGGCTTAG
- a CDS encoding DUF2977 domain-containing protein produces MQLLIENDYITSYVIIGSITNGVEFDEGNLPTDFFNQFEPNKYVVNSEGKVVLSDEYEEKEDIYIPSNIEVQMAQAQMQVTKTANQLVKSQKEQAETLKELTKKRKAYATVRRTTSSNNARNR; encoded by the coding sequence ATGCAACTTTTAATAGAGAATGATTATATTACTTCTTATGTGATAATTGGATCAATTACAAACGGGGTTGAATTTGATGAAGGTAATTTACCAACTGACTTTTTCAATCAATTTGAACCTAATAAATATGTTGTAAACAGTGAAGGTAAAGTGGTTTTGAGTGATGAATATGAAGAAAAAGAAGATATTTATATACCGTCTAACATCGAAGTTCAAATGGCTCAAGCACAAATGCAAGTAACCAAGACAGCTAATCAGTTAGTAAAGTCTCAAAAGGAACAAGCAGAAACTTTAAAAGAATTAACTAAAAAAAGAAAAGCGTATGCAACAGTTAGAAGAACAACAAGCTCAAACAATGCTCGAAATCGCTAA
- a CDS encoding BppU family phage baseplate upper protein gives MAMSKIGKLKLETSAYYKQKQDTKISFYNMDINTSILRFEVTRNNVVLPLGKVNTKVMIHLTAEDGSWVIDDVGVTDELNGICEYKIPNDFLDHTGKVEGQVYISVNNKEDTVTEVNFTFTIQDSLINKIPAVDKIIYIRKYTELENRLKEKVQNIEDAYKNIDDYITKVQQASETGVNTINTAKDDALQELNSNKDNSINDINTNGQTQLQFLNDKSTEVSTMISDFKSQVDSELFVKKADTEQWQKYALTAFDGTRIILDELSEDVANLAPGYYTTTIPSDETIARTPQIIETSGETYPAFIDIYKDSLNQQQIYITNLDTGNIYVKHIQGAGTDLGWKKIPQIYETDNLISEMFLNTTLNDYDVTLKNYLSNTYKKKDKKIFVGDARERNTTFQISNSYTEFSYLMLKYRYPGGGKTIFAHIDSGKIISINDSNLTDSTGDNPYLYEMGLKFTSDKDFVVTHNNVFNIKTSSPQYDANYIVVQEIVGVY, from the coding sequence ATGGCAATGTCAAAAATAGGTAAATTAAAATTAGAAACATCGGCATATTATAAACAAAAACAAGATACAAAAATAAGTTTTTATAATATGGATATTAATACATCTATATTAAGATTTGAAGTTACAAGAAATAATGTGGTTTTACCATTAGGCAAAGTTAATACAAAGGTAATGATTCATCTAACTGCTGAAGATGGTAGTTGGGTTATTGATGACGTCGGAGTCACAGATGAACTGAATGGTATATGTGAGTATAAAATACCGAATGATTTCTTAGATCACACAGGTAAAGTAGAAGGACAAGTATATATTAGTGTTAACAATAAAGAAGATACAGTCACAGAAGTTAATTTCACATTTACTATACAAGACTCGTTAATTAATAAAATACCTGCAGTAGATAAAATAATTTATATTCGCAAATATACAGAACTTGAAAATCGTTTAAAAGAGAAAGTACAAAACATTGAAGATGCTTATAAGAATATTGATGATTATATTACTAAAGTCCAACAAGCTAGCGAAACTGGTGTAAATACTATTAACACAGCTAAAGATGATGCTTTACAAGAATTGAACAGTAATAAAGACAATTCTATAAACGACATCAACACTAATGGACAAACTCAATTACAATTTTTAAATGATAAAAGTACAGAGGTTTCAACAATGATTTCTGATTTTAAATCTCAAGTAGATTCTGAATTGTTCGTCAAAAAAGCAGACACTGAACAATGGCAAAAATACGCTCTAACTGCTTTTGACGGTACACGAATCATTTTAGATGAATTATCAGAAGATGTAGCAAACTTAGCGCCAGGTTATTACACAACAACAATACCAAGTGATGAAACGATTGCACGTACACCACAAATTATTGAAACAAGTGGAGAAACATACCCGGCATTTATTGACATTTATAAAGATTCTTTAAACCAACAACAAATATATATAACTAACCTTGATACTGGCAATATATATGTGAAACACATTCAAGGTGCTGGTACTGATTTAGGTTGGAAGAAAATACCGCAAATATATGAAACTGACAATTTGATTAGTGAGATGTTTTTAAATACGACATTAAATGATTATGATGTGACTTTAAAAAATTACTTGTCAAACACATATAAGAAAAAGGATAAAAAAATATTTGTTGGCGATGCTCGAGAAAGAAACACAACATTTCAAATTTCAAATAGTTATACTGAGTTTTCTTATCTTATGTTGAAATATCGTTATCCGGGTGGCGGCAAGACAATTTTTGCACACATCGATAGTGGAAAGATAATATCAATTAATGATTCAAACTTGACTGATAGCACAGGTGATAACCCTTACCTATATGAGATGGGTTTAAAATTTACATCTGATAAAGACTTCGTTGTAACACACAACAATGTCTTTAATATAAAAACAAGCTCGCCACAATATGATGCAAATTATATCGTCGTACAAGAGATAGTAGGTGTATATTAA